Proteins from one Microbacterium proteolyticum genomic window:
- a CDS encoding sugar phosphate isomerase/epimerase family protein gives MIGLGTYAFFWQHSALAPEPLTLRGAFEATRALDVGLFQICDYAPLEHMGDRELAEAATAARDLGVVVQLGTKGLTPERLQRFLRLAEVFDARLVRSMLSGPEGTPTLRQAELWLADTLPSFEDAGVTLALETYEQVATVDLVDVVWSLSSESLGICLDPANVVARLEQPAACVEVCTELVANVHVKDFAFQRRDGWVGFEYTGAPMGSGLHDYPHLLDTVRPRERGIDEIVEHWLPWQGDAETTVRLEREWTRTAIDYLRSTP, from the coding sequence GTGATCGGCCTGGGAACCTACGCGTTCTTCTGGCAGCACTCCGCCCTCGCTCCCGAACCACTGACGCTCCGCGGAGCCTTCGAGGCCACTCGGGCGCTCGATGTGGGGCTGTTCCAGATCTGCGACTACGCCCCTCTGGAGCACATGGGCGATCGCGAGCTGGCCGAGGCGGCGACCGCCGCACGTGATCTCGGGGTCGTCGTGCAGCTCGGCACGAAGGGCCTCACTCCCGAGCGGCTCCAGCGCTTCCTGCGCCTCGCCGAGGTCTTCGACGCCCGCCTCGTCCGCTCGATGCTCAGCGGCCCGGAGGGCACTCCGACCCTCCGGCAGGCCGAGCTCTGGCTCGCCGACACCCTGCCCTCGTTCGAGGACGCCGGGGTGACCCTGGCCCTCGAGACCTACGAGCAGGTCGCCACGGTCGACCTCGTCGACGTGGTGTGGTCGCTGTCGAGCGAGAGCCTGGGCATCTGCCTCGACCCCGCGAACGTCGTCGCCCGCCTCGAGCAGCCGGCCGCCTGCGTCGAGGTGTGCACGGAACTCGTCGCCAACGTGCACGTCAAGGATTTCGCCTTCCAGCGCCGCGACGGCTGGGTCGGCTTCGAGTACACCGGCGCGCCGATGGGTTCGGGACTGCACGACTACCCCCACCTCCTCGACACCGTCCGACCGCGCGAGCGCGGCATCGACGAGATCGTCGAGCACTGGCTCCCCTGGCAGGGGGATGCCGAGACCACCGTCCGCCTCGAGCGGGAATGGACCCGCACCGCCATCGACTACCTCAGGAGCACCCCATGA